A stretch of Henckelia pumila isolate YLH828 chromosome 4, ASM3356847v2, whole genome shotgun sequence DNA encodes these proteins:
- the LOC140866677 gene encoding probable disease resistance protein At1g59620 gives MESAVVSAVLGGLLDRLKHLMADEEGYTQLISELAALATAHKYDLVSKLGAGKDVRELAYEIEDSIESYVMVREAGNTCWSLRKFFLGWSLKNDLSVFQKKIKEVKKRMIITSNKLDSSLEESSTTPAEFGLGGMGKTRNINDHYVVGLDGDVEMLSSNNLVGGKDKLSVVAIVGLGGMGKTTLARLLFDHHPVQKHFERRIWAHAGVEFQGRGILEYILSDVYPDWSLEKKIEEMESVELMEGIYQALHGKRYVVVLDDIYDWETIRFAFPDDHNGSRVIITSRFTDIARRSPNYYTHHMRPLTLEESWELMKTRLVGHHNHLDMEAKEIGLQIIRHCRGVPLLIVVVGSQCRLRQLEDWKKLLQHLVEHQYEAKSDEYFIDFSYKMLPVHLKPCFLYLGHFPTDHHILIEKLYLLWIAEGFVSKKDLPDISKFDIAENYFKALAERSMVMVQDQEQVFFDKSCQIHDLLRELCLVKAMEEEFFRVVDFGRGNHKRAVSHRLAIYLNMQESAVSLDMIPEAKSVRSLLFYEKNGPLTKPNSQWPAEAADLKEFRRARVLDFDGVDFRVKQLPKSIKRLVYLRHLSFRGCYLLEFPSSFSNLSFLETLDLLVHESCRITIANVLWNFKRLRYLYLPVVFLVQNKAQEYHDHKLKLNGLTELEILENFHAGLCDANDLEMLYNVQRFTGVVDGNNDDLEKIFKHLKHWKIASSGQSSLVVKNFDCYSEKRFLIVENLLTRCKALPVLEIEGHLPRLPGYTDISPNFTEMVFSRSELIEQDPMQILGKLPKLRSLVLSNNAFAAYKMVCSKSDFPELKILKLAMLQRLNRWEVDSGAMPKLAILVIEQCKGLEMLPDELMEITTLKELKIGSMPRKFQDKVRSMAAQVPLRVTMYST, from the exons atggaGAGCGCGGTGGTGTCCGCCGTCTTGGGGGGGCTTCTGGATAGATTAAAACACTTAATGGCGGATGAAGAAGGTTATACGCAGCTCATTTCAGAGCTTGCTGCCTTGGCAACGGCACACAAATACGATTTGGTTTCCAAGCTGGGAGCCGGGAAAGATGTGAGAGAGCTAGCTTACGAGATTGAAGACAGCATTGAGTCTTATGTCATGGTCCGGGAAGCTGGGAATACATGCTGGAGTTTGAGGAAGTTCTTCTTGGGGTGGAGTCTCAAGAATGATCTTAGTGTATTCCAAAAGAAGATTAAAGAAGTCAAAAAGCGTATGATCATCACGAGTAATAAATTAGATTCTTCCCTTGAAGAAAGTAGTACTACACCTGCAGAATTCGGATTGGGTGGCATGGGGAAGACAAGGAATATCAACGATCACTACGTGGTGGGGCTTGACGGGGATGTTGAAATGCTGTCATCAAATAATTTGGTGGGAGGCAAGGATAAACTTTCCGTGGTGGCCATAGTCGGATTGGGTGGTATGGGGAAGACCACTCTTGCGAGATTGCTGTTTGATCATCATCCAGTGCAGAAGCATTTTGAGCGTCGTATATGGGCACATGCAGGCGTAGAGTTCCAGGGGAGGGGAATTTTGGAGTATATTTTAAGCGATGTTTATCCAGACTGGAGCTTGGAGAAGAAGATTGAGGAGATGGAAAGCGTGGAGTTGATGGAGGGTATTTACCAAGCACTACATGGGAAAAGATACGTGGTTGTTCTGGATGATATATATGACTGGGAGACGATACGTTTTGCGTTTCCAGATGACCATAATGGCAGCAGAGTCATCATCACTAGCCGCTTCACGGATATCGCTCGTCGTTCACCCAATTATTACACACACCATATGAGGCCTTTGACCCTCGAGGAGAGCTGGGAGCTTATGAAAACACGATTAGTAGGACATCATAATCATTTAG ACATGGAGGCCAAGGAGATCGGACTTCAAATTATAAGACACTGTCGGGGCGTCCCTTTGCTTATAGTTGTCGTTGGCTCTCAATGCAGGTTGAGGCAGTTGGAGGATTGGAAGAAGTTGCTGCAGCATCTGGTGGAACACCAATATGAAGCCAAAAgtgatgaatattttattgattttagcTATAAAATGTTGCCAGTTCATTTGAAGCCGTGTTTTCTTTATTTGGGACACTTCCCAACTGATCACCATATCCTGATCGAGAAATTGTACTTACTGTGGATCGCCGAAGGGTTTGTATCAAAAAAAGATCTTCCAGATATATCAAAATTTGACATCGCTGAAAATTATTTCAAGGCACTGGCTGAGAGAAGCATGGTGATGGTTCAAGATCAGGAGCAAGTATTTTTCGACAAATCGTGTCAAATTCATGACCTACTACGTGAACTCTGTCTGGTGAAGGCAATGGAGGAAGAATTCTTTCGGGTCGTTGATTTTGGACGTGGGAACCACAAACGGGCCGTATCACACAGACTAGCCATATATTTGAACATGCAGGAGTCTGCGGTTTCTTTGGACATGATACCTGAAGCCAAGAGCGTCCGTTCACTTCTTTTCTACGAGAAAAACGGGCCACTGACGAAGCCAAATTCTCAGTGGCCGGCAGAAGCTGCTGATCTTAAGGAGTTCCGACGGGCTAGAGTGTTGGATTTTGACGGAGTCGATTTTCGAGTTAAACAGCTTCCAAAAAGTATAAAGAGACTTGTTTACCTGAGGCACCTAAGTTTCCGTGGATGCTATCTCCTTGAATTCCCATCGTCGTTCAGCAATCTATCGTTCTTGGAAACATTGGACTTGTTGGTGCACGAATCCTGTCGAATAACTATAGCAAATGTCTTGTGGAACTTCAAACGCTTGAGGTATCTATATCTCCCCGTGGTATTTCTAGTTCAAAACAAAGCACAAGAATATCATGATCATAAACTGAAGCTGAATGGTTTGACAGAGCTTGAAATACTCGAAAATTTCCACGCCGGCCTATGCGACGCAAATGACCTTGAAATGCTATATAACGTTCAAAGGTTTACAGGGGTTGTAGATGGGAACAACGATGACTTGGAGAAGATTTTCAAGCATTTGAAACATTGGAAGATAGCTAGCTCAGGCCAATCATCACTAGTGGTAAAGAATTTTGATTGTTACTCGGAGAAAAGATTCTTGATCGTGGAGAATTTGCTTACCCGTTGTAAAGCTCTTCCTGTTTTGGAGATAGAGGGGCATCTGCCTCGGTTACCAGGTTATACGGATATCAGTCCAAATTTCACCGAGATGGTATTTAGCAGATCCGAATTAATTGAACAAGACCCCATGCAAATACTAGGGAAGCTTCCGAAACTAAGGAGCCTCGTTTTGTCCAACAATGCATTTGCAGCGTATAAAATGGTGTGTTCTAAATCAGACTTCCCTGAACTCAAGATTCTCAAACTGGCGATGCTGCAAAGGTTGAATAGATGGGAGGTGGATTCAGGCGCCATGCCGAAActtgcgattttggtcatcgAGCAGTGCAAAGGTTTGGAAATGCTCCCCGATGAACTGATGGAGATAACAACTCTCAAGGAACTAAAGATTGGGTCGATGCCTCGAAAATTTCAGGACAAAGTTCGTAGCATGGCTGCCCAGGTACCGCTGCGAGTCACCATGTATAGTACTTGA